Proteins encoded by one window of Winogradskyella sp. PG-2:
- a CDS encoding S41 family peptidase, whose protein sequence is MKKILHKKLVIPALAMVIFFSTTAFKNDFFEIAKQIEIFTTLFKELNMNYVDDTNPGDLMDTAINSMLDDLDPYTQFYNEQDIEASRINNAGDYTGIGAKVLTLKDKLVIVEPYKNYAADKAGLKAGDEIIKVDNVVVSDFKDDAANLLQGAAGTEVSVTYRRQGKTNMVKIIRESLDIKAVPHYSMIDGKTGYVVLRKFNNKASSETISAIRALKNQGASQLVLDLRGNPGGLLNEAVNVTNIFVPKDQLVVTTKSKVKKYNKTYYTKRDAIDTEIPLVVLVDGSSASASEIVSGALQDMDRAVVVGTRSFGKGLVQRPKPLTYGTQMKITISRYYTPSGRCIQALDYWNRDENGKATRTKKENYNAFKTRNGRDVFDGGGVQPDIEVTFSKQTPITKAILNENLIFNYATNYYYNNSIDDITEFKFSDSEFKKFKNYIKTKGFNFETKTEKALNDAINVAKEEELDGVINSQYNNLTSALKDYKSNAVEDNRTQLKSLITDEIIKRYFYSEGLYTYYTANNTEIKKALSILNNPSQYASILR, encoded by the coding sequence ATGAAAAAAATTCTACATAAAAAACTAGTTATTCCCGCTTTAGCTATGGTCATATTTTTTAGCACAACTGCTTTTAAAAATGATTTTTTTGAAATCGCTAAGCAAATAGAAATTTTCACAACATTATTTAAAGAACTCAACATGAATTATGTTGATGATACCAATCCTGGTGATTTAATGGATACTGCAATAAATAGTATGTTAGATGACCTAGACCCTTATACACAATTCTATAACGAACAAGATATTGAAGCCTCAAGAATCAATAATGCTGGTGATTATACAGGTATTGGTGCAAAAGTTTTAACCTTAAAAGATAAGTTGGTTATTGTTGAGCCTTATAAAAATTATGCGGCAGATAAAGCTGGATTAAAAGCTGGTGATGAAATTATTAAAGTAGATAATGTTGTCGTTTCTGATTTTAAAGACGATGCGGCTAATTTATTGCAAGGTGCAGCTGGTACTGAAGTGAGTGTCACTTACAGACGCCAAGGTAAAACCAATATGGTTAAAATCATAAGAGAGTCTTTAGATATTAAGGCGGTCCCGCATTACTCTATGATAGATGGAAAAACGGGTTATGTGGTACTAAGAAAATTTAATAATAAAGCCTCTTCTGAAACGATTAGTGCTATTAGAGCTTTAAAAAATCAAGGAGCAAGTCAGTTGGTTTTAGATCTCAGAGGAAATCCTGGTGGTTTATTAAATGAAGCTGTAAATGTCACTAACATTTTTGTACCAAAAGATCAATTGGTGGTTACCACAAAATCTAAAGTTAAAAAATATAACAAAACCTATTACACTAAACGAGATGCTATAGATACAGAAATTCCATTAGTGGTATTAGTAGATGGAAGTAGTGCTTCTGCTAGTGAAATTGTTTCTGGTGCTTTACAAGATATGGATAGAGCTGTTGTAGTCGGTACGCGTAGTTTTGGAAAAGGTTTGGTGCAACGACCAAAGCCTTTGACTTATGGTACGCAGATGAAAATTACCATCTCAAGATATTATACACCTTCAGGACGTTGTATACAAGCATTAGATTATTGGAATAGAGATGAAAATGGTAAGGCTACTCGTACTAAAAAAGAAAATTACAACGCTTTTAAAACAAGAAATGGGCGTGATGTTTTTGATGGTGGTGGTGTACAACCAGATATTGAAGTGACCTTCTCGAAACAAACACCAATCACTAAAGCTATATTAAACGAAAACTTAATTTTTAACTATGCAACGAATTACTATTACAATAACAGTATTGATGACATAACTGAATTTAAGTTTTCTGATTCTGAGTTTAAAAAATTTAAGAATTATATAAAAACGAAAGGTTTTAATTTTGAAACCAAGACAGAAAAAGCTTTAAATGATGCTATAAACGTTGCAAAAGAAGAAGAGCTTGATGGTGTTATAAATTCACAATATAACAATTTAACTTCCGCTTTAAAGGATTATAAATCTAATGCTGTTGAGGACAATAGAACACAATTAAAATCATTAATTACTGATGAAATAATTAAACGTTATTTCTATAGCGAAGGTCTGTATACATACTATACAGCTAATAATACAGAGATAAAAAAAGCATTGAGTATTCTCAATAATCCATCTCAATATGCAAGTATTTTGAGATAG
- a CDS encoding OmpA family protein — protein MKSLLILIFLSFQLAFSQQELKHEVYFETDKYNIPETEHSRLLLFLAEIDNMDIEKISIYGFCDDRGSNTYNLVLSQQRADAIKTVFSNNEIDESVITNVDGKGEILVNIVHEENLSKIRGLNRKVEIIVKPVFPPKPKEIVSEKENLEDILKGELKEGDKILLENLLFRTGYSYLVKDSKPVLDKISKILSEREDIYFTIVGHVCCTQGNRDAVDRKTKKRNLSLARAKYVYDYLAKNGVKRYRMKYVGMRRKQPLGGEPELDRRVEILVTRIIKKAD, from the coding sequence ATGAAATCCCTACTTATCCTTATATTTTTAAGTTTTCAACTTGCATTTTCTCAGCAAGAATTGAAGCATGAGGTTTATTTTGAAACCGATAAGTATAATATTCCTGAAACAGAACATAGTAGATTACTTCTCTTTTTAGCTGAAATAGACAACATGGATATAGAGAAAATATCTATATATGGCTTTTGCGATGATAGAGGTAGTAATACCTATAATTTAGTACTTTCTCAGCAACGTGCAGATGCTATTAAAACCGTTTTTTCTAATAACGAAATAGATGAATCTGTAATTACAAATGTTGATGGTAAGGGAGAAATTTTAGTAAATATTGTACACGAAGAAAATCTAAGTAAAATAAGAGGTCTTAACAGAAAGGTGGAGATAATTGTAAAGCCTGTCTTTCCTCCAAAACCTAAAGAAATTGTATCTGAGAAAGAAAATTTAGAGGACATATTAAAAGGTGAACTTAAAGAAGGTGATAAGATTCTTTTAGAAAACTTATTATTTAGAACTGGTTATAGTTATTTAGTAAAAGACTCTAAGCCTGTATTAGATAAAATATCTAAAATATTGTCAGAACGTGAGGATATTTACTTTACAATAGTGGGCCATGTTTGCTGCACACAAGGTAATAGAGATGCTGTAGATCGTAAAACAAAAAAACGTAATTTATCCTTAGCTAGGGCAAAATATGTTTATGATTATCTTGCTAAAAATGGTGTAAAACGATACCGAATGAAATATGTCGGTATGCGAAGAAAACAACCTTTAGGTGGTGAGCCAGAGTTAGATAGGCGTGTAGAAATTTTAGTGACTCGGATTATTAAAAAAGCTGATTAA
- a CDS encoding M1 family metallopeptidase yields MKKFLLSLICLALVLSCGSTDVVAQTSSLPTTPQPTSNSHWQQHVDYDMEIDMNVKTYQYAGKQKLVYTNNSPDVLNRVYYHLYFNAFQPGSEMDVRSRTIQDPDPRVGDRISKLQPNEIGYIKVNSLKQNGKTISHQTVGTVLEVKLDQPIQPGEKVTFDMDFDAQVPIQIRRSGRNNKEGVALSMTQWYPKLAEFDDEGWHADPYIGREFHGVWGNFDIKLTIDKDYIVGGSGYLQSETKAKNGKKTLHYIAPDVHDFSWAADPDYIHDVYEMPNGPTLNFYYKKTLSKEYLDNWKKLQPKTAALMEYFNEHIGPYPYKQYTVIQGGDGGMEYAMCTLITGERKFGSLVGVTAHELAHSWFQFVLAFNEAKYGWMDEGFTTYISTLAENKLSNNPKDNPLTRLYLGYTNFALTDYERPMTTHSDRYEYNSSYSVATYVKGAVFLAQLGYVIGEDNLKTTIKKFFTDFAFKHPKPIDIIRTAERVSDLELNWYLTDFAQTTNKIDYGVKSVEGKSITLERIGLIPMPIDLSVTYADGSTEEFYIPLQMMRGEKPTSATIVNDWAWAMPTYTFETKKAVKSVEIDSSQMMADVKRDNNTFTKE; encoded by the coding sequence ATGAAAAAATTTCTTTTAAGTTTAATTTGTTTGGCTCTTGTCCTCTCTTGCGGATCAACTGATGTGGTGGCACAAACCTCATCTCTTCCGACAACACCTCAACCTACTTCAAATTCGCATTGGCAACAACACGTGGATTATGATATGGAGATTGATATGAATGTTAAAACCTATCAATACGCAGGAAAACAAAAATTAGTTTACACTAACAATTCACCAGACGTATTAAACCGTGTCTATTATCATTTATATTTTAACGCCTTTCAACCCGGGAGTGAAATGGATGTGCGTTCAAGAACAATTCAAGATCCAGACCCAAGAGTTGGTGATCGTATTAGTAAGCTTCAACCAAATGAGATTGGCTACATCAAGGTAAATTCCTTAAAACAAAACGGTAAAACTATATCGCATCAAACTGTTGGTACTGTTTTGGAAGTAAAACTAGATCAACCTATTCAACCTGGAGAAAAAGTAACCTTTGATATGGATTTTGACGCTCAGGTTCCTATCCAAATTCGTCGTTCTGGCAGGAACAATAAAGAAGGTGTGGCGTTATCTATGACCCAATGGTATCCAAAGTTAGCAGAATTTGATGATGAGGGCTGGCACGCAGATCCATACATAGGTAGGGAGTTTCATGGTGTTTGGGGAAATTTTGATATTAAATTAACTATTGATAAGGATTACATTGTAGGTGGTTCTGGCTATTTACAAAGTGAAACGAAAGCTAAAAATGGCAAAAAAACACTTCATTATATCGCTCCCGACGTTCACGATTTTTCTTGGGCTGCTGATCCTGATTATATTCATGATGTGTATGAAATGCCTAATGGACCAACGCTTAATTTCTATTACAAAAAAACACTTTCTAAAGAGTACTTAGATAACTGGAAAAAACTTCAGCCCAAAACAGCGGCGTTGATGGAGTATTTTAATGAGCATATTGGGCCATATCCATATAAGCAATATACGGTAATTCAAGGTGGTGATGGAGGTATGGAATATGCGATGTGTACATTAATTACTGGCGAACGTAAATTTGGAAGCCTTGTTGGTGTTACTGCCCATGAGCTTGCCCACTCGTGGTTTCAATTTGTGTTGGCTTTTAATGAAGCAAAATATGGATGGATGGATGAAGGGTTTACCACCTATATTTCTACACTTGCTGAGAATAAACTATCCAATAATCCAAAAGATAATCCGCTAACAAGGCTTTATTTAGGTTATACTAATTTTGCTTTAACGGATTATGAAAGACCAATGACAACGCATTCGGATAGATATGAATATAATAGTTCGTATAGCGTAGCTACTTATGTTAAAGGCGCTGTATTTCTAGCACAATTGGGTTATGTGATTGGAGAGGACAACTTAAAAACAACAATTAAAAAGTTCTTTACAGATTTTGCTTTTAAGCACCCTAAGCCGATAGACATTATAAGAACAGCTGAACGTGTTTCTGATCTTGAACTCAATTGGTACTTAACTGATTTTGCGCAAACTACAAATAAGATAGACTATGGCGTTAAATCTGTTGAAGGAAAATCGATTACTTTAGAACGTATTGGTTTAATACCAATGCCTATAGATCTTTCAGTGACCTATGCTGATGGTTCTACAGAAGAGTTCTATATCCCATTACAAATGATGCGTGGTGAAAAACCAACCTCAGCAACCATAGTTAATGATTGGGCTTGGGCAATGCCAACGTATACTTTTGAAACTAAAAAAGCTGTAAAATCTGTTGAAATTGACAGTTCGCAGATGATGGCTGATGTAAAGCGAGATAATAATACGTTTACAAAAGAATAG
- the rnpA gene encoding ribonuclease P protein component translates to MNFKYSKKDKLKSKKLIEQLFTEGKALSVFPLRLVYLKTEFEDKSILKTGVSVSKRLHKTAVSRNSIKRLLREAYRLNKPLYFNNSSTSYAFMILYLSKDGTTFDTLNDSMKMLFKKFLDKNAD, encoded by the coding sequence ATGAACTTCAAATATTCAAAAAAAGACAAGCTGAAAAGCAAAAAACTCATCGAACAGCTTTTTACAGAAGGTAAGGCGTTAAGTGTATTTCCTTTGCGGTTAGTATACCTTAAAACTGAATTTGAGGATAAAAGTATTTTAAAAACAGGTGTTTCTGTAAGTAAACGCCTTCATAAAACAGCGGTTTCTAGAAATAGTATTAAACGATTATTAAGAGAAGCCTATAGACTCAATAAACCCTTATACTTTAACAATAGTTCAACATCTTATGCGTTTATGATTTTGTATCTTAGTAAAGATGGAACAACTTTTGATACATTAAATGATAGTATGAAAATGTTGTTTAAGAAATTCTTAGATAAAAACGCTGACTAA
- a CDS encoding cation:proton antiporter codes for MVELAGIIILGILAQWVAWKLKIPAILPLILIGLLVGPIAAEFLNDGVKWIEPIWNGEEGLFPGQSLFYFVSLAISIILFEGGLTLKMNEVKHVGPVITKLISLGAAVTFFGGAIAAHFIFDLSWEISFLFSGLIIVTGPTVITPILRNIPLKKDVSAVLKWEGILIDPIGALVAVLVFEFISVDGGGEFTKTALIEFGKIVLFGATFGFTFAHAMNFIINKKYVPHYLLNVFALAAVLGVFVLSDTFAHESGLLAVVVMGMVLGNANAPYLKELLYFKESLSVLLISILFILLSANINMSDLYLIYTWKTAVVFAAVVFIIRPIGVFLSTQGSTLKRNEKLFISWVGPRGIVAAGIASLFGLKLAKAGVPGAEYITPLVFMIVLGTVLLNATTARYFAKLVGVFLTKSDGILIVGASKLSRLIGDYLESNGRHVVLIDSNQSNIEKAKELGLEALNTNVYSETLSDNIELNDVGYLMAMTANSEINKYAIKKFGKQFGENGSFRLVTTHEMNSPENNPKEGLFSHTDDYITLTEVTRKYPSILEIDIEDKAHYESLIEITNKEKDMIPLFLKDDEGELHIISSYNKEIDTLGEESKLVYLGKSF; via the coding sequence ATGGTAGAGTTAGCAGGCATTATAATTCTAGGAATATTAGCGCAATGGGTAGCCTGGAAGCTTAAAATACCAGCAATTTTACCATTAATTCTTATTGGATTATTGGTTGGTCCAATTGCTGCAGAGTTTTTAAATGATGGTGTAAAGTGGATTGAGCCTATTTGGAACGGCGAGGAAGGCTTATTTCCTGGGCAAAGTTTATTCTATTTTGTGTCTTTAGCGATTAGCATTATTCTTTTTGAAGGCGGATTAACTTTAAAAATGAATGAAGTAAAACACGTAGGACCTGTTATTACAAAGTTAATTTCGCTAGGTGCGGCCGTTACTTTTTTCGGTGGGGCGATTGCGGCGCATTTTATTTTTGATTTAAGTTGGGAGATTTCGTTTTTGTTTTCGGGATTAATTATAGTAACTGGGCCAACAGTGATAACCCCTATTTTACGCAATATTCCTTTAAAGAAAGATGTGTCTGCTGTTTTAAAATGGGAAGGGATTTTAATTGATCCTATTGGTGCTTTAGTCGCTGTTTTAGTCTTTGAATTTATTAGTGTCGACGGTGGTGGAGAATTTACAAAAACAGCTTTGATAGAGTTTGGGAAAATTGTGTTATTCGGTGCTACATTTGGTTTTACTTTTGCACATGCGATGAATTTTATTATAAATAAAAAGTATGTGCCGCACTACTTATTAAACGTATTTGCGTTAGCTGCTGTATTAGGTGTTTTTGTCCTTTCAGACACTTTTGCTCACGAGTCTGGATTGTTGGCCGTTGTGGTTATGGGGATGGTTTTAGGAAATGCGAATGCCCCGTATTTGAAAGAGCTTTTATATTTTAAGGAGTCGCTCAGTGTTTTACTAATTTCAATTTTGTTTATCCTCCTCTCTGCGAATATTAATATGAGCGATTTGTATTTAATTTACACATGGAAAACAGCTGTTGTATTCGCTGCAGTTGTATTTATTATTAGGCCTATTGGTGTCTTTTTAAGCACACAAGGTTCGACGTTAAAGCGCAATGAAAAACTATTTATTAGCTGGGTAGGTCCTCGCGGTATTGTGGCTGCCGGGATAGCGTCCCTATTTGGACTAAAATTAGCAAAAGCGGGAGTACCAGGAGCAGAATATATTACGCCTTTGGTGTTTATGATTGTATTAGGCACGGTATTGTTAAATGCCACTACAGCTAGGTATTTCGCAAAATTAGTGGGCGTATTCTTAACGAAGTCTGATGGGATTCTAATTGTTGGCGCTTCTAAGTTATCTCGATTAATAGGTGACTATTTAGAATCTAACGGTAGGCATGTAGTATTAATAGATAGCAACCAAAGTAATATTGAGAAAGCGAAGGAACTTGGTCTTGAGGCTTTAAACACAAATGTTTATTCAGAAACTTTATCTGATAATATTGAACTTAACGATGTAGGCTATTTAATGGCTATGACAGCAAATTCAGAGATTAACAAATATGCTATTAAAAAGTTTGGCAAACAATTTGGCGAAAACGGATCTTTTCGATTAGTAACAACACATGAAATGAATAGCCCTGAGAATAACCCAAAAGAAGGTTTGTTTTCACATACCGATGATTATATTACCCTTACTGAAGTCACTCGTAAATACCCTTCAATTTTAGAAATTGACATAGAAGATAAAGCTCATTATGAAAGTCTTATAGAGATTACAAATAAGGAAAAAGATATGATTCCTTTGTTTCTAAAAGATGATGAAGGGGAACTTCACATCATATCATCATATAATAAAGAAATTGACACCTTGGGTGAGGAAAGTAAATTAGTTTATTTAGGAAAGTCATTTTAA
- a CDS encoding MBL fold metallo-hydrolase, translated as MQLYPINAGNFKLDGGAMFGVVPKSLWNRTNPSDNNNMIDIAARCLLIEDGNRLILIDTGMGNKQSDKFYGYYYLWGNDSIDKSLAAYGFHKDDITDVFMTHLHFDHCGGSVQWNKDRTAYEPAFKNAHFWSNRDHWKWATEPNRREVASFLKENILPMEDSGQLKFTSLPGNRVLSNSELGFDIFFANGHTDKQMIPMINYKGKTICFMADLLPTAGHLPLPFVMGYDTRPLLTLDEKELFLNMAADQNFYLFLEHDAHNEIITVKHTEKGVRLNETFTCETLFN; from the coding sequence ATGCAATTATACCCTATTAATGCAGGAAACTTTAAGCTAGATGGTGGCGCTATGTTTGGTGTGGTGCCAAAATCGCTATGGAATAGAACCAACCCTTCAGATAATAATAATATGATTGATATTGCGGCACGCTGTTTGTTAATTGAAGATGGTAATCGTTTGATTTTAATCGATACAGGTATGGGTAATAAACAAAGTGACAAGTTTTATGGCTACTATTATCTTTGGGGAAATGACAGTATTGATAAGTCGCTTGCTGCCTATGGCTTTCATAAAGATGATATCACTGACGTATTTATGACACATCTTCATTTTGATCATTGTGGGGGAAGTGTTCAATGGAATAAAGACAGAACGGCTTATGAGCCTGCTTTTAAAAATGCACACTTTTGGAGCAATAGAGATCACTGGAAATGGGCTACGGAACCAAACCGTAGAGAGGTCGCATCTTTTTTGAAAGAAAATATTTTACCAATGGAAGATAGTGGGCAATTAAAATTCACATCATTACCTGGAAATAGGGTTTTAAGTAATTCAGAATTGGGTTTTGACATTTTTTTTGCAAATGGTCATACAGATAAGCAAATGATTCCTATGATAAATTACAAAGGAAAAACAATCTGTTTTATGGCAGACCTATTACCTACGGCTGGTCATTTACCATTACCATTTGTGATGGGCTACGACACAAGGCCTTTATTGACTTTAGACGAAAAAGAATTATTTTTAAATATGGCTGCTGATCAAAATTTTTATTTATTTTTAGAGCATGATGCGCATAACGAAATTATTACAGTTAAGCACACCGAAAAAGGTGTAAGACTTAATGAAACTTTTACTTGTGAAACACTATTTAATTAA
- a CDS encoding S8 family peptidase codes for MKLTYRFITSLSFVATLFVGCGSTADILTTPVENIDTSPLKVTDLTEAEKENWGHLDLERDTIPGMAVDRAYAEIIKGKKGTKVIVAVIDSGIDIDHEDLDGVIWTNKKEVPNNGKDDDNNGYIDDVHGWNFLGDAYDEQLEYTRMLSAKETSNPRYQEAQELLESERQKWMGRKTQYDQIGQAVNNAHTTLEKQIGKSEYTIEEVNRIKSDDPAVQQAVQIAQNVNANGLSMPDAVEEIKGVQDQINERLNFHLNTDFSGRKTNDNISDISDKGYGNGNVKHVKKSESHGTHVAGIIAAERNNGKGANGVANNVEIMALRVVPNGDEYDKDVALSIRYAVDNGAKVINGSFGKSFSPHSEWVRDAIKYASDNDVVFVHAAGNDSNNIDVKPNFPDDNVNFVEVSDTYIRVGSLTQKYGSKMVSGFSNYGKKNVDVFAPGSAVYSTTPENEYDFKGGTSMAAPGVAGIAALIRSQYPNLSAAQVKQVILDSGLPLTTKVVVGGDASNVKPFADLSKTGRIANAYNALIMASKIK; via the coding sequence ATGAAACTTACTTACAGATTTATAACTTCTTTAAGCTTTGTTGCAACACTGTTTGTGGGTTGTGGCTCCACGGCTGATATTCTAACAACACCTGTTGAGAATATTGATACATCACCGCTTAAAGTAACAGATTTAACTGAGGCTGAAAAAGAAAACTGGGGACACTTAGATTTAGAAAGAGATACGATTCCTGGTATGGCCGTAGATAGGGCTTATGCAGAAATAATTAAAGGAAAAAAAGGTACGAAAGTTATTGTTGCTGTAATTGATTCGGGTATTGATATTGACCATGAAGATTTAGATGGCGTCATCTGGACCAACAAAAAAGAGGTTCCAAATAATGGAAAAGATGATGATAACAATGGTTATATTGATGATGTTCATGGTTGGAATTTCTTAGGTGATGCTTATGATGAGCAATTAGAATATACACGAATGTTATCTGCAAAAGAGACTTCAAATCCAAGATATCAGGAGGCACAAGAGTTGCTAGAGTCTGAGCGTCAAAAATGGATGGGTCGCAAAACACAGTATGACCAAATAGGACAAGCTGTTAATAATGCTCATACAACTTTAGAAAAGCAAATCGGTAAATCTGAGTATACTATAGAAGAGGTAAACAGAATTAAATCAGATGATCCAGCGGTTCAACAGGCTGTTCAAATAGCCCAAAACGTAAACGCAAACGGGTTATCTATGCCTGATGCGGTTGAAGAAATTAAAGGTGTTCAAGATCAAATTAATGAACGCTTAAACTTTCATTTAAATACAGATTTCTCAGGGAGAAAAACAAATGACAATATTAGCGATATATCAGATAAAGGATACGGAAACGGCAATGTAAAACATGTGAAAAAATCAGAATCTCATGGTACGCATGTTGCGGGCATTATTGCCGCTGAACGCAATAATGGTAAAGGAGCAAATGGAGTCGCTAATAATGTTGAGATTATGGCTTTAAGGGTTGTCCCAAATGGCGATGAGTACGATAAAGATGTCGCTTTATCAATTCGCTATGCTGTTGATAACGGCGCAAAGGTGATTAACGGTAGTTTTGGTAAGTCATTCTCTCCTCATTCTGAATGGGTAAGAGACGCTATTAAATATGCCTCAGATAATGATGTTGTTTTTGTACACGCTGCAGGAAACGACAGTAATAATATTGATGTGAAACCTAATTTTCCTGATGATAATGTAAATTTTGTTGAGGTATCAGACACCTATATTAGAGTAGGTTCTTTAACTCAAAAATATGGTTCTAAAATGGTGTCTGGTTTTTCTAATTATGGAAAAAAGAATGTGGATGTTTTTGCTCCTGGTTCAGCTGTATATTCTACAACTCCAGAAAACGAATATGATTTTAAAGGCGGAACTTCCATGGCGGCTCCTGGCGTAGCTGGGATTGCTGCTCTTATCCGTTCTCAGTACCCAAATTTAAGTGCTGCTCAGGTAAAACAAGTCATTTTAGATTCTGGCCTACCATTAACAACTAAAGTTGTTGTTGGGGGAGACGCATCTAATGTAAAACCGTTTGCGGATTTATCTAAAACTGGTAGAATAGCAAATGCATATAATGCTCTAATCATGGCTTCGAAAATAAAGTAA